Proteins found in one Candidatus Nomurabacteria bacterium genomic segment:
- a CDS encoding cysteine--tRNA ligase yields the protein MLHFFNTRTGHIEPFKAMNDKEVLLYTCGPTVYSSLQIGNWDSFLRWDVLVRLLQARGYKVTRVMNITDVGHLVSDADDGEDKMQKGARKEGTTAWAIAEKYTNEFIEGMNTLGCTVPTYYTKATEFIDEQIELIKTLEEKGYTYVIDDGVYFDTSRFPRYADFARLKLEDNQEGARVEANRQKKSASDFALWKFSPVNKQRDMEWNSPWGKGFPGWHLECSAMALQKLGPTIDIHTGGIDHIPVHHTNEIAQSECATGVRFANYWLHNNHLLADGTKLSKSLGNSYTLNDVLAKGFSAADFRLFVLQSHYRSESNFTWQNLTAAQNRLRKWQAYASRRFQVIQPLHTDTISKDLKSNKSAVMQKQEEVAKKEATTYLKAFDNAMDNDMDTPNALAAVDNFLHIIDTHGMMSSIVPEFVKLLQNIADILGIDLFDEDISDVDKKAVQTREDYRAQKDWDKSDSIRHHLEEKGIYLTDTPHGVVWSRSKL from the coding sequence ATGCTACACTTTTTTAACACACGTACTGGCCACATAGAACCTTTTAAAGCAATGAACGATAAAGAAGTGTTGTTATATACGTGCGGACCTACAGTATATAGTTCATTACAAATTGGCAACTGGGATTCTTTTTTACGCTGGGACGTACTCGTGAGACTATTGCAGGCTCGGGGCTACAAAGTTACACGCGTTATGAATATTACTGATGTCGGTCATCTAGTCAGTGACGCAGATGATGGTGAAGACAAAATGCAAAAAGGTGCACGTAAAGAAGGTACAACAGCTTGGGCGATCGCAGAAAAATATACAAATGAATTTATAGAAGGTATGAATACGCTAGGCTGTACTGTGCCTACCTATTATACAAAAGCAACCGAATTCATTGATGAGCAAATAGAACTGATTAAAACGCTTGAAGAAAAAGGCTATACATACGTCATTGATGATGGGGTGTATTTTGATACGAGTCGATTTCCACGATATGCTGACTTTGCCAGGCTAAAACTTGAAGACAACCAAGAAGGTGCACGTGTTGAAGCAAATCGGCAGAAAAAATCGGCAAGTGACTTTGCTCTTTGGAAATTCAGCCCAGTAAATAAACAACGTGATATGGAATGGAATAGCCCATGGGGAAAAGGCTTCCCTGGGTGGCATCTTGAATGCAGTGCAATGGCGCTACAGAAACTAGGGCCAACCATAGATATACACACAGGTGGCATAGACCATATACCAGTGCACCACACCAACGAAATCGCTCAAAGTGAATGCGCTACTGGTGTGCGGTTTGCGAATTATTGGCTTCATAACAATCACCTCCTCGCAGATGGAACTAAATTAAGTAAAAGCTTAGGCAATTCATATACACTCAATGATGTCCTAGCAAAAGGATTTAGCGCCGCTGACTTTAGACTATTTGTATTACAGAGCCATTACAGAAGCGAGAGCAATTTTACCTGGCAAAATCTTACCGCTGCCCAGAATCGTTTACGTAAATGGCAAGCCTATGCTTCACGTCGTTTTCAGGTTATTCAACCCTTGCATACTGATACCATTTCAAAAGACTTAAAAAGTAACAAATCTGCTGTGATGCAAAAGCAGGAAGAAGTCGCAAAAAAGGAAGCAACTACATATCTAAAAGCGTTTGATAATGCCATGGATAATGATATGGACACTCCTAACGCACTTGCTGCGGTTGATAATTTCCTTCACATTATAGATACCCATGGAATGATGTCGTCTATTGTGCCAGAGTTTGTGAAGTTGCTACAAAATATTGCAGACATCTTGGGTATAGATTTATTCGATGAAGATATTTCAGACGTAGATAAAAAAGCTGTACAAACAAGAGAGGATTATCGTGCGCAAAAAGATTGGGACAAATCAGATTCTATTCGTCATCACCTTGAAGAAAAAGGAATATATCTAACCGATACACCACACGGAGTGGTGTGGAGTCGATCAAAATTGTAA
- the dnaB gene encoding replicative DNA helicase gives MAKQKEAIIPPHNTEAESSLLGAILIDTDAIVRVADIISVEDFYDERHQRIFEAIKKLYEKHSPIDVLTLSDQLKSSGFLDIIGGAGYLTELTNYVPTAAHVEEYANIVAQKAIRRRLIKASQTMVTFGYDEEKPIQDLIESAESELFQVSQQHVKQDISSIEDILAESFERLDELHKDKGKIRGIPTGLRDLDNILAGLQRSDLIILAARPSMGKTALTLNLAHNIATKTELPVLVFSLEMSKEQIVDRMLSMESGVDAWNIRTGNLSDTDFEKIGQAMGTLSEAPIYIDDTPGITVSDMRTKARREQHQRQLGAIMVDYLQLMSGGSRFGSDANRVQEISEISRGLKAIARELNVPVVALSQLSRSVESRSPQIPQLADLRESGSIEQDADVVAFIYREDYYNPDTDRKNLTDIFIKKHRNGPTGQVELYFDRERQRFKSLDKRQASSHVPFE, from the coding sequence ATGGCAAAGCAAAAAGAGGCAATTATACCTCCGCATAACACAGAGGCAGAGAGTTCCTTGCTGGGTGCTATTCTGATAGACACAGATGCAATTGTACGTGTTGCTGATATTATTTCTGTAGAAGATTTTTATGATGAAAGACATCAGCGTATATTTGAAGCTATTAAAAAATTATATGAAAAGCACAGCCCAATTGATGTCTTAACATTGTCTGATCAACTAAAGTCTAGTGGCTTTTTAGACATAATAGGCGGAGCAGGTTATTTAACAGAGCTGACAAACTACGTGCCAACTGCCGCACATGTGGAAGAATATGCGAATATCGTTGCCCAAAAAGCCATTCGTCGTCGGCTTATTAAAGCATCACAAACTATGGTGACGTTTGGCTATGACGAAGAAAAGCCTATCCAAGACCTTATTGAATCAGCCGAATCCGAACTATTTCAAGTGAGCCAACAACACGTCAAACAAGACATATCATCTATAGAAGATATCTTAGCAGAAAGTTTCGAACGTTTAGACGAACTTCATAAAGATAAAGGCAAGATACGTGGGATACCAACCGGTTTGCGTGATTTAGACAATATATTAGCAGGGTTACAGCGCTCAGACTTAATTATCTTAGCTGCTCGCCCAAGTATGGGTAAAACCGCTTTAACGCTTAATTTGGCACATAATATCGCGACAAAAACTGAGCTGCCTGTGCTTGTATTTAGCCTAGAAATGAGCAAAGAACAAATTGTTGATCGTATGTTATCTATGGAGTCTGGTGTAGATGCATGGAATATTAGAACAGGTAATCTATCTGATACAGATTTTGAAAAGATCGGCCAAGCTATGGGAACGCTTTCTGAAGCTCCTATATACATAGACGATACACCAGGTATAACGGTCAGCGATATGCGTACCAAGGCGCGTCGTGAACAACACCAACGGCAGTTAGGTGCCATTATGGTTGACTACCTACAACTGATGAGTGGTGGCTCACGATTTGGCAGTGATGCAAACCGGGTTCAAGAAATATCTGAAATCAGCCGTGGCTTAAAGGCAATCGCACGTGAGTTAAACGTACCAGTCGTCGCATTAAGCCAATTAAGTCGTTCTGTTGAATCGCGCAGCCCACAAATTCCACAATTGGCCGACTTACGCGAATCTGGGTCTATTGAACAGGATGCAGATGTGGTAGCGTTCATTTACCGAGAAGACTATTACAATCCAGATACAGACAGAAAAAACCTAACAGATATATTTATTAAAAAACACCGCAACGGGCCAACTGGGCAAGTTGAATTATACTTTGATAGAGAACGACAGCGATTTAAGAGCCTAGACAAGCGTCAAGCCTCTAGCCATGTACCATTTGAATAA
- the dnaX gene encoding DNA polymerase III subunit gamma/tau, translating into MSQALYRKYRSRSFDEIVGQKGVVTALSHSLKRKQMSHAYLFTGPRGVGKTSIARIFAYAINDVPYNDEELPVDIIEIDAASNRGIEQVRDLREKVRIAPIVGPYKVYIIDEVHMLTTPAFNALLKTLEEPPAHVIFILATTESHKLPETITSRTQRYNFTLATQKEVIDHLADICTKESIGIEPSALTVIAQSSGGSLRDALSILDHARHIGDVITADDIRQHIGVPSDEIVHDILSALRAQDAALVLEHLHEAQVSAVSSAALSRSLIDELTKQIQNNTTAMPLEYITQLLQGLLQVELSNQEDVRLRVALLQSIHPTDNSHKVTDLSLSPKKTAHQSAAPVRKVHADDDTKRASKKSQSSAVKELPPSQVATPKTNIAVPKEHQSIDTKELTDEGWHSLLEDVRTTHNTLYSVLRMAEVDYSKANNNTIRLSFAFPFHKKRINESKNKDIISQKLASLGYGNFEIVCDNDSDQRIASTVINRSVSEEKDAMLSKIRGVFGSAEVLE; encoded by the coding sequence ATGTCGCAAGCGTTATATAGAAAGTACCGTTCAAGGTCATTTGATGAAATCGTCGGCCAAAAAGGCGTTGTGACTGCATTGTCGCACTCTTTAAAACGTAAACAAATGAGTCACGCCTACTTATTTACAGGGCCTAGAGGCGTCGGAAAAACGAGTATTGCGAGGATATTCGCCTACGCTATCAATGACGTACCTTATAATGACGAAGAGCTACCGGTAGATATTATAGAAATTGATGCCGCGAGTAATAGAGGAATAGAGCAGGTTCGCGATCTACGTGAAAAAGTAAGAATAGCGCCAATCGTCGGGCCATATAAGGTGTATATTATTGATGAAGTGCACATGCTAACAACACCTGCCTTTAATGCATTGTTGAAAACACTAGAAGAGCCGCCCGCACACGTAATTTTTATTCTTGCAACTACAGAAAGTCATAAACTGCCAGAAACAATCACATCAAGGACGCAACGATACAATTTTACCTTAGCCACCCAAAAAGAAGTGATAGACCACCTTGCTGATATTTGTACAAAAGAATCCATAGGCATAGAGCCTAGTGCGCTAACAGTTATCGCACAATCAAGTGGTGGCAGTTTGCGTGACGCACTAAGTATATTAGACCACGCTCGTCATATAGGTGACGTTATTACTGCAGACGACATCAGGCAACATATTGGTGTTCCAAGTGATGAAATCGTACATGATATACTTAGTGCTTTGCGTGCACAAGATGCCGCCTTAGTACTCGAACACCTACACGAGGCTCAAGTAAGCGCAGTGTCATCAGCTGCACTGTCTCGTTCACTCATTGACGAACTTACAAAGCAAATACAAAATAACACTACAGCAATGCCACTAGAGTATATTACCCAATTACTCCAAGGATTACTGCAAGTAGAACTTTCCAATCAAGAGGATGTTCGTTTGCGTGTTGCGCTACTACAAAGTATTCATCCGACAGATAACTCACATAAAGTAACCGATTTGTCCTTAAGCCCTAAGAAAACAGCTCACCAAAGTGCAGCACCTGTACGTAAAGTACACGCAGATGACGATACCAAGCGCGCTTCTAAAAAATCACAGAGTAGTGCCGTAAAAGAATTACCCCCTTCACAAGTAGCTACACCAAAAACGAACATAGCCGTGCCAAAAGAACATCAATCAATAGATACAAAAGAGTTGACAGATGAAGGATGGCATTCATTATTAGAAGACGTTAGGACGACACATAATACACTCTATAGTGTTTTACGGATGGCTGAAGTAGATTATAGTAAAGCTAATAACAATACAATACGTCTAAGTTTTGCTTTTCCATTCCATAAAAAAAGAATCAATGAATCAAAAAACAAAGACATTATAAGCCAAAAGCTCGCCAGCCTAGGGTATGGCAATTTTGAAATTGTATGTGATAATGACTCAGATCAAAGAATAGCCTCTACTGTTATTAACAGATCAGTCAGCGAAGAAAAAGATGCTATGTTAAGTAAAATACGCGGAGTTTTTGGCTCGGCTGAAGTATTAGAGTAA
- a CDS encoding YbaB/EbfC family nucleoid-associated protein, which yields MGKLDQAKTIMQAKKLQKELQKLIIVGEAGDGAVIVEVNGEQKLKKVRINPEYVDVDDIGQLERWIEDAIKSAMQESQKIAAEKVQPLLGNLGNLGF from the coding sequence ATGGGTAAATTAGATCAGGCAAAGACGATTATGCAAGCCAAAAAATTGCAAAAAGAATTGCAAAAATTAATTATTGTTGGTGAAGCAGGTGACGGAGCTGTCATTGTTGAAGTTAATGGTGAGCAAAAACTAAAAAAAGTACGAATAAATCCAGAATACGTAGATGTTGATGACATTGGCCAACTTGAACGTTGGATAGAGGACGCTATTAAATCTGCGATGCAAGAAAGCCAAAAAATTGCAGCAGAAAAGGTGCAACCATTACTTGGGAACCTTGGCAATCTAGGGTTCTAA
- a CDS encoding glycosyltransferase family 39 protein produces the protein MKINHLIKQSKSWFKEHWRGFVVTIIIGCLATITLGLQINTLIDGQNKFETITLEHLQNFPNPTERMINAPYLVPAYIVGTIADNMLLGARATSVIFGLLATVVLFMLLKRWFTTQIASVGSLLFVTSSWVLAVSHQATPLILLIITPLLLLVSLTKYVNAKQHVYASFLLLVASLALAAYVPFMFWPIIVVLGAMSYLYRHKLQQLSKKQILIAAGLYALLLVPMLISVTQYPGQLKELIGIPTMILPDVTTYAKNFLWQFSTLFFVAQPFPELYVGSLALLDIFSVAMVFLGIYHFVKYMPKRRKVSFAFLVIVLAFVVPLSTIYQIPMTAYIPIIYILIASGVYELLRQWFSYFPRNPIARNSAVVIVAILIGLATLYNLQRFYIAWPNAPETKAVYMVQSNK, from the coding sequence ATGAAGATCAATCACTTAATAAAACAATCAAAATCATGGTTTAAAGAGCATTGGCGCGGTTTTGTTGTCACTATAATCATTGGCTGTTTGGCGACCATAACACTTGGGCTACAAATTAACACTTTGATTGATGGCCAAAATAAATTCGAAACAATTACACTAGAGCACCTTCAAAATTTTCCTAACCCAACAGAGCGTATGATTAATGCACCATATTTAGTGCCGGCATATATTGTAGGCACAATTGCCGATAATATGCTACTCGGTGCTCGGGCGACATCAGTAATATTTGGATTATTAGCTACGGTTGTACTATTTATGTTGTTAAAACGGTGGTTTACTACACAAATTGCATCTGTAGGAAGTTTGTTGTTTGTCACTAGTAGCTGGGTACTTGCTGTTAGCCACCAAGCAACACCACTAATCTTATTGATTATTACACCACTTTTACTGCTGGTAAGTCTGACAAAATACGTGAACGCTAAACAGCATGTATATGCTTCTTTTTTGCTCCTTGTTGCGAGTCTCGCACTTGCAGCCTATGTACCGTTTATGTTCTGGCCAATCATTGTGGTGCTGGGTGCTATGAGTTATTTGTATCGACACAAGCTACAACAATTATCAAAAAAACAAATTCTTATAGCAGCCGGGTTGTATGCATTGTTACTTGTGCCAATGCTCATTAGCGTTACGCAGTACCCTGGCCAGTTAAAAGAACTCATAGGAATCCCAACAATGATACTACCAGATGTCACTACCTATGCAAAAAACTTTTTGTGGCAATTTAGCACACTATTTTTTGTGGCTCAGCCATTTCCAGAGTTGTACGTTGGCTCATTGGCACTGCTTGATATATTTTCTGTAGCCATGGTGTTTCTTGGTATATATCATTTTGTTAAATATATGCCAAAGCGTCGCAAAGTTTCGTTTGCCTTTTTAGTGATTGTACTCGCATTTGTAGTACCATTATCTACGATATACCAGATACCTATGACAGCCTACATACCAATTATTTATATTCTCATTGCTAGTGGTGTTTATGAATTACTAAGACAGTGGTTTAGCTATTTCCCACGTAATCCTATTGCTCGTAATAGCGCAGTCGTCATAGTAGCAATACTTATAGGGTTAGCTACACTATATAATTTACAAAGATTTTACATTGCATGGCCGAATGCCCCTGAGACAAAAGCTGTCTACATGGTACAATCGAATAAGTAA
- the recR gene encoding recombination protein RecR: MADILPKSLSALIDGFSALPGVGRRTAERYAYFTLRQDVSISSKLADALTRVHSGIKVCPITFALIDADKEVSALYSDAKRDKTTVAVVAEPFDIIAIENTNQFDGTYHVLGGLISPLDGIGPEQLHIQELVDRIKRDNVKEVIVATNASVEGETTALYIQEALKASDIALTRLARGLPIGVDLEYADQITLTRALQGRTAL; encoded by the coding sequence ATGGCGGATATACTCCCAAAAAGTCTAAGTGCACTTATTGATGGATTCTCTGCACTCCCTGGTGTAGGGAGACGGACAGCAGAGCGATACGCGTATTTTACATTGCGCCAAGATGTATCTATCAGTAGCAAGCTCGCCGATGCATTAACACGGGTGCATAGTGGTATTAAAGTGTGTCCAATTACCTTCGCGCTTATAGACGCCGATAAAGAAGTGTCGGCGCTATATAGCGATGCAAAAAGAGATAAAACAACCGTGGCTGTGGTGGCTGAACCATTTGATATTATTGCTATAGAAAATACGAATCAGTTTGACGGTACCTATCATGTACTTGGTGGTCTGATATCGCCGCTAGATGGTATCGGCCCTGAGCAGCTACATATACAAGAACTTGTTGATAGAATCAAGCGTGACAATGTCAAAGAGGTCATCGTTGCTACGAATGCGAGTGTAGAAGGGGAAACTACCGCTTTATATATTCAAGAAGCGCTGAAAGCTAGTGATATTGCACTCACGCGACTAGCACGGGGGCTACCTATAGGTGTGGATCTTGAATATGCAGATCAAATCACTTTAACCCGAGCTTTGCAGGGAAGAACGGCATTATGA
- a CDS encoding DHH family phosphoesterase: protein MSHKTTDTQVKEILESAQTVLVIQSDRPDGDSLASALYIEEVLEQRGKKVMLYCGVAIPEYLRFIEGWDRVTNELPRSIDATIMVDNAALVLLEKFDQSPDAMFIKTKPFIIADHHAAVMSDIPYATHNISRDGYASAGELLYEVFTEYAYQSNLRAKQLVMQSILSDTLGLTNDLATPRTYRLMADFIEAGVDRVGLEEARRAYSKMDERVFRYKGQLIQRTEFLFDGAVALCVITEAEAYDVGTLYNPGPLILSELLMVKNVRVALAIKTYHNRITVAIRCTHGTPLAHELAKKFGGGGHAYSAGFRLDENNLSLSDATANIVSALKELLK, encoded by the coding sequence ATGAGCCATAAGACGACTGATACTCAAGTAAAAGAAATTCTCGAATCTGCCCAAACGGTTTTAGTAATACAGTCAGACAGGCCAGATGGTGACTCATTAGCGTCAGCACTTTATATAGAAGAAGTGCTAGAACAACGGGGCAAAAAAGTAATGCTTTATTGTGGCGTAGCTATACCAGAATACTTACGTTTTATAGAAGGCTGGGATAGAGTCACAAATGAACTACCACGTAGCATAGACGCAACAATTATGGTAGATAATGCTGCGCTCGTTTTATTAGAAAAATTTGATCAATCGCCAGATGCAATGTTTATTAAAACTAAGCCTTTTATTATTGCAGATCATCACGCTGCTGTAATGTCAGATATTCCATATGCGACCCACAATATAAGTCGCGATGGCTATGCCTCTGCTGGTGAACTACTCTATGAAGTATTCACAGAATATGCATACCAAAGCAACCTGCGTGCTAAGCAATTAGTAATGCAAAGTATACTTTCTGATACGCTTGGGCTCACAAATGATTTAGCGACACCAAGAACCTATCGCTTAATGGCTGATTTTATTGAAGCTGGCGTAGATAGGGTAGGGTTAGAAGAAGCTCGTCGTGCGTATAGCAAAATGGATGAACGAGTCTTTCGTTATAAAGGCCAGCTGATACAAAGAACTGAGTTTTTATTTGACGGTGCTGTAGCGCTCTGTGTCATTACCGAAGCAGAAGCATATGATGTAGGCACATTGTACAATCCAGGACCTTTAATATTAAGCGAACTACTTATGGTAAAGAACGTACGAGTGGCGCTTGCTATAAAAACTTATCACAATCGTATTACCGTAGCTATACGGTGCACACATGGAACACCACTTGCGCATGAGTTGGCAAAGAAATTTGGTGGCGGCGGTCATGCCTATTCGGCGGGCTTTCGTCTAGACGAAAACAACCTTAGTCTGTCTGATGCTACTGCAAACATCGTCTCTGCATTAAAAGAGCTGCTAAAATAA